In Cucurbita pepo subsp. pepo cultivar mu-cu-16 chromosome LG04, ASM280686v2, whole genome shotgun sequence, the following are encoded in one genomic region:
- the LOC111792880 gene encoding NADPH-dependent aldehyde reductase 1, chloroplastic-like: MASEGHKFPPQKQPTQPGKEHVMDPPPQFTSFQYKPSNKLLGRVALVTGGDSGIGRAVCHCFALEGATVAFTYVKNQEEKDARDMLGILRECQAADAKPPIAVGTDLGFDENCKRAIDEVVAAYGRIDVLVNAAAEQHKTQSVEEIDEQRLERVFRTNIFSQFFMVKHALKHMKEGSSIINTTSVVAYKGNPQLLDYAATKGAIVAFTRGLALQLASRGIRVNGVAPGPIWTPLIPASFDNEEIESFGSEVPMKRAGQPIEVGPSYVFLACNHCSSYFTGQILHPNGGSIVNG, encoded by the exons ATGGCTAGTGAAGGGCATAAGTTTCCTCCCCAAAAGCAACCAACCCAGCCAGGGAAAGAGCATGTCATGGACCCTCCTCCTCAATTCACAAGCTTTCAATACAAGCCCTCCAACAAGCTTCTCGGCAGGGTGGCGCTCGTGACCGGTGGCGATTCCGGGATCGGCCGAGCCGTGTGCCATTGCTTCGCGCTCGAGGGAGCCACTGTGGCCTTCACCTATGTGAAGAATCAAGAGGAGAAGGACGCTCGAGATATGCTTGGGATTCTCCGGGAATGTCAGGCCGCTGATGCTAAGCCGCCGATTGCAGTTGGCACCGACTTGGGGTTCGACGAGAACTGTAAACGGGCGATCGACGAGGTTGTGGCAGCGTACGGTCGGATTGATGTTTTAGTCAACGCTGCAGCTGAGCAGCACAAGACGCAGTCTGTGGAGGAGATTGATGAGCAAAGGCTCGAGAGAGTTTTCAGAACCAACATATTCTCTCAATTCTTCATGGTCAa ACATGCATTGAAGCACATGAAAGAAGGCAGCTCAATCATAAACACAACATCGGTAGTGGCGTACAAAGGCAACCCCCAGCTGCTAGACTACGCAGCGACGAAAGGCGCGATCGTGGCGTTCACGCGAGGTCTGGCCCTTCAACTGGCCAGCAGAGGGATAAGAGTGAACGGAGTGGCGCCGGGTCCGATATGGACGCCATTGATTCCAGCTTCCTTCGACAACGAAGAGATCGAAAGCTTTGGAAGTGAAGTTCCAATGAAGCGAGCTGGGCAGCCAATTGAGGTCGGTCCGTCGTATGTGTTCCTCGCCTGCAACCACTGCTCTTCCTACTTCACCGGCCAAATCCTCCATCCCAACG GTGGGAGCATTGTGAATGGGTAA
- the LOC111792869 gene encoding serine--tRNA ligase: MLDINLFREEKGNNPEIIRESQRRRFASVELVDEVIKLDKEWRQRQFELENLRKEFNKINKQIAQLRIAGEDASEKIKDTEENKKLSAEKDVEAKDVLKQLNSKLEIIGNLVHDSVPVSNDEANNAVIRSWGEKLVKPKLKNHVDLVELLGIADSKKGSEIAGGRGYYLKGDGVRLNQALINYGLDFLEKRGYTAMQTPFFMRKDIMARCAQLAQFDEELYKVTGEGDDKYLIATAEQPICSYHLEDWIHPSQLPIRYAGYSTCFRKEAGSHGRDTLGIFRVHQFEKIEQFCVTSPNGNDSWDMHEEMIKNSEDFYKTLNLPYQVVAIVSGALNDAAAKKYDLEAWFPASQTYRELVSCSNCTDYQSRRLETRFGQKKSNEQTKQYVHMLNSTLTATERTLCCILENYQKEDGVEIPEVLQPFMGGKTFMPFKAKPTTSDAKGKKSKA; this comes from the exons ATGTTGGACATCAATTTGTTCAGGGAAGAGAAGGGCAACAATCCTGAAATCATTCGTGAGTCTCAACGCCGCCGATTTGCCAGCGTTGAACTCGTTGATGAAGTAATTAAGCTTGACAAGGAATGGCGTCAAC GCCAATTTGAGCTTGAGAATCTCAGGAAGGAGTTCAATAAGATAAACAAGCAAATTGCTCAGCTCAGAATA GCTGGTGAGGATGCGTCGGAGAAGATTAAAGACactgaagaaaacaaaaagttgtCTGCAGAGAAAGACGTTGAAGCTAAGGATGTGTTAAAACAGttgaattcaaaattggaAATAATTGGAAACCTTGTGCACGATTCTGTTCCCGTCAGCAATGATGAG GCTAATAATGCTGTAATCAGATCGTGGGGTGAGAAACTGGTAAAACCAAAACTAAAGAATCATGTTGATCTTGTTGAGCTTCTTGGAATTGCAGATAGCAAAAAAG GTTCTGAAATAGCTGGTGGTAGAGGTTACTACCTCAAAGGAGATGGTGTGCGTTTGAACCAAGCTTTGATCAATTATGGCCTCGACTTTTTGGAGAAAAGGGGTTACACAGCAATGCAGACTCCTTTCTTCATGAGAAAAGATATCATGGCTAGATGTGCTCAACTAGCACAATTTGATGAAGAACTTTATAAA GTAACTGGTGAGGGGGATGATAAGTATCTAATTGCCACTGCTGAACAACCAATTTGTTCATATCATCTTGAAGATTGGATTCATCCTTCCCAGTTGCCTATAAG ATATGCTGGGTATTCAACTTGCTTCCGCAAAGAAGCGGGTTCCCATGGTCGAGATACTCTTGGAATTTTCCGAGTTCACCAATTCGAGAAAATAGAGCAATTTTGTGTCACCAGCCCAAATGGCAATGATTCGTGGGACATGCATGAAGAGATGATTAAGAATTCTGAGGACTTCTACAAGACG TTAAATCTCCCATACCAAGTTGTGGCTATAGTTTCTGGTGCATTAAATGATGCGGCTGCCAAGAAATACGATCTGGAAGCATGGTTTCCTGCATCCCAGACTTACAGGGAGTTAGTATCCTGTTCAAATTGCACTGATTATCAGTCCAGAAGATTAGAGACCCGATTTGGTCAGAAAAAG AGCAACGAGCAGACAAAGCAATATGTGCACATGCTGAATTCCACGCTCACAGCAACAGAAAGGACTCTGTGCTGCATTCTTGAGAACTACCAGAAAGAAGATGGGGTGGAAATACCAGAAGTTCTACAACCATTTATGGGTGGAAAAACTTTTATGCCCTTCAAGGCGAAACCAACAACAAGCGATGCCAAAGGGAAGAAATCGAAGGCCTGA
- the LOC111792890 gene encoding protein YIPF1 homolog, translated as MMSGGNYTTIDNQNVSGAVPAVPDQGQITVKFNDSSLQTFPPSGTQGKITGGSQPPRDADDTFSKPISGSDETPQQGGWLRTFAISSYKQYFDVDTSDVLERIKDSLFPFRGTFNERTADTPDLYGPFWICTTLIFVAASIGTFVTYVAHKIHKKEWNYDINLVTWSAGLFYGYVTIVPLGLYVVLKYFSVPSGLVQLLCLYGYSLFVFIPALCLSIVPLEIFRWVIAGVAGFMSASFVALNLRAHIKSAGERWILIVASIFLLQLALSVILKLYLFTVTV; from the exons ATGATGTCCGGTGGTAACTATACGACTATAGACAACCAAAATGTTTCAGGAGCTGTGCCT gCCGTTCCAGATCAGGGACAAATAACCGTTAAATTCAATG ACTCAAGTCTTCAAACATTTCCTCCTTCTGGAACTCAAGGAAAGATCACTGGTGGTTCCCAGCCTCCTCGTGATGCTGATG atacattttcaaaaccaaTCTCTGGCTCTGATGAAACCCCCCAACAAGGTGGCTGGCTTCGGACCTTTGCAATTTCTTCCTACAAACAATATTTTGATGTCGATACTTCAGATGTTCTAGAGAGGATCAAAGATTCACTTTTTCCATTCAGAGGAACTTTTAATGAGAGGACAGCTGACACTCCAGATCT ATATGGCCCATTTTGGATATGTACTACGTTGATATTTGTGGCTGCTTCTATTGGAACTTTTGTAACATACGTGGCACACAAGatacataaaaaagaatggaaCTACGACATAAATTTGGTAACCTGGTCTGCTGGTTTGTTCTATGGCTATGTTACCATTGTTCCTCTTGGACTATATGTAGTCCTCAAGTACTTCTCGGTGCCCTCTGGCCTTGTTCAGCTCTTATGTCTCTATGGCTACTCTTTATTTGTATTCATCCCGGCACTG TGTCTCTCCATTGTCCCTCTGGAAATTTTCAGATGGGTTATTGCAGGCGTGGCAGGATTCATGTCTGCATCATTTGTGGCACTCAATCTCCGAGCTCACATAAAGTCAGCCGGTGAAAGGTGGATTTTGATTGTGGCCAGTATCTTCTTGCTGCAGTTAGCTCTTTCTGTCATTCTCAAACTGTATCTGTTTACTGTTACAGTATGA
- the LOC111792852 gene encoding mannosylglycoprotein endo-beta-mannosidase, translating to MAEIGKKLKLNSGWLAARSTEVELSGAQLTTTHPPSIGPSSPWMEAAVPGTVLGTLVKNKVVPDPFYGLQNETIIDIADSGREYYTFWFFTTFQCKLSESQHLDLNFRAINYSAEVYINGHQKVLPKGMFRRHSLDVSDVMRPDGTNLLAVLVHPPDHPGRIPAQGGQGGDHEIGKDVAAQYVEGWDWMAPIRDRNTGIWDEVSISRTGPVKIIDPHLVSTFFDDYKRVYLHATLEMQNKSSWVADCSVNVQVTTELEGNICLVEHIQSQKVSVPAGSTIQYTFPQLYFYKPNLWWPNGMGKQSLYNVVISVDVDGFGESDSWNHHFGFRKIESDIDTATGGRLFKVNGQPIFIRGGNWILSDGLLRLSEKRYHTDIKFHADMNFNMIRCWGGGLAERPEFYHYCDIYGLLVWQEFWITGDVDGRGVPVSNPNGPLDHDLFLLCARDTVKLLRNHPSLALWVGGNEQVPPPDINTALKKDLELHPHFQTSSENEKWMVDSSSESEDPSQYLDGTRIYVQGSMWDGFANGKGDFTDGPYEIQYPENFFKDDFYKYGFNPEVGSVGMPVAATIRATMPSEGWEIPLVKKLPAGYVEEVPNPIWDYHKYIPYSKPHKVESQIELYGSPKDLDDFCLKAQLANYIQYRALIEGWNCRMWKKYTGFLIWKTQNPWTGLRGQFYDHLLDQTAGFFGCRCAAEPIHVQLNLSTCCIEVVNTTSDEISGVAIEASVWDLEGTCPYFKVFEKLSLPPKQTSSIVEMEYPKSKDSKPVYFLLLKLYNVSNYGIISRNFYWLHQSGGDYKQLESYRKSNIPIQVTSQVIIKGSTYEVRVNVQNKSKNAESSSLTYNNNFINRQGEGDSDSNSLENKEQTDKKRSTGFFHRICRHIVTGSNNPRLVETNGNAVGVAFFLHFSVHSAKAEGKEGEDTRILPVHYSDNYFSLVPGEAMPIKISFEAPPGVAPKITLHGWNLSHRLTVC from the exons ATGGCGGAAATCGGCAAGAAGTTGAAGCTCAATTCCGGTTGGCTTGCGGCGAGGTCAACAGAGGTCGAGCTCAGTGGAGCCCAGCTTACTACTACTCACCCCCCCTCGATCGGCCCTTCTTCGCCATGGATGGAGGCCGCAGTACCTGGAAC TGTGTTGGGAACTTTGGTGAAGAATAAAGTTGTTCCCGATCCTTTCTATGGACTACAAAATGAAACGATAATTGATATTGCTGATTCTGGAAGAGAGTACTACACATTCTGGTTCTTCACAACTTTTCAATGTAAACTG TCAGAATCTCAGCATCTGGACCTGAATTTCCGCGCTATAAATTACTCTGCAGAAGTGTATATAAATGGTCACCAAAAGGTCCTGCCGAAAGGGATGTTTAGAAGGCACTCCCTTGATGTGTCTGATGTTATGCGTCCAGATGGCACAAATTTACTAGCTGTTCTAGTCCACCCTCCTGATCATCCGGGCAGAATTCCAGCACAAGGAGGTCAGGGTGGTGATCATGAG ATTGGAAAAGATGTCGCGGCACAATATGTCGAGGGTTGGGATTGGATGGCTCCCATAAG GGATCGAAACACTGGCATATGGGATGAAGTATCAATTTCTAGGACTGGG CCAGTGAAGATTATTGATCCTCACTTGgtatcaacattttttgacGATTATAAGAGAGTTTACTTGCATGCTACGTTGGAGATGCAAAACAAAAGCTCTTGGGTTGCGGACTGTTCTGTGAACGTTCAAGTGACCACTGAACTAGAAGGTAACATTTGCTTGGTTGAGCATATTCAGTCTCAGAAGGTGTCTGTCCCTGCTGGATCAACTATACAATATACATTTCCTCAG CTCTATTTCTACAAGCCCAACCTGTGGTGGCCGAACGGAATGGGAAAGCAATCCTTATATAATGTCGTTATATCCGTAGACGTAGATGGATTTGGAGAGTCTGATTCCTGGAATCATCATTTTGGTTTCCGTAAAATAGAAAGTGATATTGATACCGCAACTGGTGGAAG GCTGTTCAAGGTCAATGGGCAGCCTATATTTATTCGTGGTGGCAATTGGATATTATCTGATGGGTTACTTCGACTTTCAGAAAAGCGTTATCATACAGACATTAAATTTCATGCAGATATGAATTTTAACATGATCCGTTGTTGGGGCGGTGGATTGGCCGAGAGGCCAGAATTTTATCATTATTGTGATATTTATGGCTTGTTG GTGTGGCAGGAGTTTTGGATTACTGGGGATGTTGATGGACGTGGTGTGCCAGTATCAAATCCTAATGGCCCTCTGGATCATGATCTTTTCTTGCTTTGTGCAAGAGACACAGTTAAACTTTTACGAAACCATCCTAGTCTTGCTCTTTGGGTCGGTGGAAACGAACAAGTTCCACCACCTGATATCAACACTGCTTTAAAAAAAGACTTGGAACTTCATCCACATTTTCAAACGTCAAGTGAAAATGAGAAGTGGATGGTAGATTCATCATCAGAATCAGAGGATCCGAGCCAATATCTCGATGGTACTCGCATTTATGTTCAAGGATCCATGTGGGATGGATTTGCAAATGGGAAGGGAGACTTTACTGATGGTCCTTATGAGATCCAATACCCCGAAAACTTTTTTAAGGATGATTTTTACAAGTACGGATTTAATCCTGAGGTTGGTTCCGTAGGCATGCCCGTCGCCGCTACCATCCGAGCCACAATGCCTTCAGAAGGATGGGAGATTCCATTGGTTAAGAAACTCCCCGCTGGCTATGTAGAAGAAGTACCAAACCCCATTTGGGATTACCATAAATACATTCCCTATTCCAAACCACATAAGGTTGAAAGTCAGATTGAACTTTACGGTTCTCCGAAAGATCTCgatgatttttgtttgaag GCTCAACTTGCTAATTATATTCAATATCGAGCTCTAATTGAAGGCTGGAACTGTCGAATGTGGAAGAAGTACACCGGTTTCTTAATCTGGAAAACACAAAATCCATGGACAGGTCTAAGAGGTCAGTTCTACGATCATCTCCTCGACCAAACCGCAGGTTTCTTTGGATGTCGTTGTGCTGCGGAACCTATCCATGTCCAGCTGAATCTAAGCACGTGTTGCATCGAG GTCGTAAACACTACGTCGGACGAGATATCTGGCGTTGCCATTGAAGCCTCGGTATGGGATCTTGAAGGGACATGCCCGTATTTTAAAGTGTTTGAGAAACTCTCCCTGCCTCCAAAACAGACATCGTCCATTGTCGAGATGGAGTATCCCAAATCCAAAGATTCCAAGCCTgtttactttcttcttctgaagCTGTACAACGTCTCGAATTACGGTATTATCTCGAGAAACTTCTACTGGCTACATCAGTCCGGTGGCGATTACAAGCAGTTGGAGTCTTACAGAAAGAGTAACATACCCATTCAAGTTACATCTCAGGTTATAATAAAAGGATCCACCTATGAAGTCAGAGTGAATGTGCAGAACAAGTCAAAAAATGCAGAATCCTCTAGCTTAACCTACAACAACAACTTTATCAACAGGCAAGGCGAGGGCGATTCCgattcaaattctttggaaaacaaagaacagaCCGATAAAAAACGCAGCACTGGTTTCTTTCACAGGATCTGCAGACATATCGTTACTGGAAGCAACAATCCGAGGCTAGTTGAAACGAATGGAAACGCGGTCGGAGTCGCcttctttcttcacttttCGGTCCATAGTGCCAAGGCAGAGGGTAAAGAAGGAGAGGATACAAGGATTCTGCCTGTTCACTACTCAGACAACTACTTCTCCCTGGTCCCAGGTGAGGCTATGCCCATCAAAATCTCTTTTGAGGCCCCTCCTGGTGTTGCTCCAAAGATTACCCTTCATGGTTGGAATCTTTCTCACCGTTTAACTGTCTGTTAA